CGACGGCGTCACCGTCGGCACCGACGTCGCGACCCGCACCCGCGTCGTCAGCAGTCGCGCGGCCCGCGCGACGGCGAGGATGATGGAGAAGGTCGTCGACCCCGAGGACGGCGTGGCCCTTGGTGCGCAGGTCCCGGGCTACCTCGTGGCCGGCAAGACCGGCACCGCCCAGCGCGTGGTCGACGGGGTCTACGACGGCAGCAACACGGTGTCGTTCGGCGGCTTCGCGCCGGCCGACGACGCCCGCTTCACCGTCTACGTCGTGGTCCACGCGCCGAAGGTCGACGGCGGTGGTGGCTCGATCACCGGCCCGGTGTTCGCCCGGATCATGGGCTACGTCCTCGGGCGCTACGGCGTGGAGCCGAGCGGCGGCACGCCGTCGCGTCTGCCGGTCGAGTGGTGACTCGATACGCTCCGTCGGTGGAACAGCAGGTGCACGACCCCGGCGCCCGCGGCAGCGCGACCCGGCCCCGTACGACCCCGGCGACCCCTGCCGCGGACCTGGCCGACTGGCTGTCCGCGAGCACCGACGTGACGGTCCACGGCGACCTCGACGTGGTGGTGTCGGGCATCTCGCTCAGCACCGCCCGCGTCGAGCCCGGCGACGTCTACGCGGCGCTGCCGGGTGCGCGCGCCCACGGCGCCGACTTCGCCGCGCAGGCGCTCGCGGCCGGCGCGGTGGCGGTGCTCACCGACCCCGCCGGGCTCGACCGGCTTCCGGCCGGCACGCCCGCGATCGTCGTCGCCGACCCGAGGCAGGTGCTCGGACGCCTCGCTGCCCACCTCTACGGCGACCCGGCCCGCAGCCTGCGCACCATCGGGGTCACCGGCACCCAGGGCAAGACCACGACGACCCGGGTCCTCGAGCAGGGCCTGACCGCGGCCGGCGTGGCGTCGGCAGTGATCGGCACCGTCGGCACCCGGATCGCGGGGGAGGACGTCGAGACCCAGCTCACCACGCCGGAGGCCCCCGACCTGCACGGACTGTTCGCGGTGATGCGCGAGCGCGGTGTCGACACCTGCGCGATGGAGGTGTCGAGCCACGCCCTCGTGCGCGGTCGCGTCGACGGCGTCGTCTTCGACGTCGCCACCTTCCTCAACCTCGGGCGCGACCACCTCGACTTCCACGCCGACCTCGACGACTACTTCGCCGCCAAGGCCAGCCTCTTCACCCCCGAGCGGGCGCGGGTCGGGCTGACGAACGTCGACGACGAGCACGGGCGGCGGCTCCTCGACGTCGCGACGATCCCGATGTCCACCTACTCCGTGGGCGGGGCCGACGCCGACTGGCGCGCCGTCGACGTCGTGCTCAGCGCCTCCGGCGCGACCTTCACGGTCCTCGGGCCGGACGTCGAGCTCCGGGCGGCGGTCGGCATCCCCGGCGCGTTCAACGTCTCCAACGCGCTGGCCGCGATCGCCTCGGCTGCGCTCGCCGGTCTCGACCCCCGGTCGGTCGCCGACGGCATCGCGCAGGTGGGTGGCGTGCCGGGCCGGCTGGAGCAGGTCGACGCCGGACAGGACTACACCGTCGTCGTGGACTACGCCCACAAGCCCGACGCCCTCGAGGCGGTGCTGCACACCCTGCGACCGCTGACCGGCGGCCGGGTGCTGGTGGTGGTCGGTGCCGGCGGCGACCGCGACACGCAGAAGCGGCCGGTGATGGGGGAGATCGCGGCGCGGCTCGCCGACGTCGTGGTCGTCACCGACGACAACCCCCGCACCGAGGACCCCGCGTCGATCCGCGCCGCGGTGCTGGCGGGCACCACCGGTGGCGCGGCCGAGGTGGTCGAGCAGGGCGACCGGCGCCTTGCCATCCGGGACGCCGTGCGACGCGCGCGCACCGGTGACGTGGTGCTGGTCGCGGGCAAGGGGCACGAGACCGGGCAGAAGGTCGGTGACGTGGAGCACCCCTTCGACGACCGCGTCGTCGCCGCGGAGGAGATCCGGGCCGCCGCGGACGGGGACCCCGCATGATCGAGATGACCCTCGCCGAGGTCGCCGAGGTCGTCGGGGGAGTCGCCCACGGTGACGCCGTCGTGACCGGCGGCGCCTTCCTCGACACCCGCACGCCGGAGGCCGGCGGGCTCTTCGTCGCGATCGCGGGCGAGCGGGTCGACGGCCACGACCTCGCCGCCGCGGCCGGTGCGGCCGGCGCCGTGGCGGTCCTCGGCAGCCGCGTGACGGACCTGCCGACCGTGGTCGTCGACGACGTGACCACCGCGCTCGGCGTGCTGGCGCGCCACGTGCTGGACCGGCTCCCCGACGCCGTGGTGCTCGCGATGACCGGGTCGCAGGGCAAGACCGGCACCAAGGACTACCTCGCGCACGTGCTCGGCGAGTCCGGCCCGACGGTCGCGACCCGGGGCAACTTCAACAACGAGCTCGGGGTCCCGCTGACGGTCCTGCGGGCCACGCCGGAGACCCGCTACCTCGTCGTCGAGATGGGCGCGCGCGGCGTCGGGCACATCGCCCGTCTCTGCGAGGTCGCCCCGCCCCGCGTGGCCGCCGTGCTCAACGTCGGCACGGCCCACATCGGCGAGTTCGGCAGCCGGGAGGCGATCGCGGTCGCGAAGGGCGAGATCGTCGAGGCGCTGCCCGTCGACGGCACCGCCGTCCTCAACGCCGACGACGAGCTGGTGGCGGCGATGGCCCCGCGCACCCGCGCCGCGGTCACCACCTTCGGCGCCGGCGACGCCGACGTCGCGGTCAGCGAGGTGACCACCGACGACCTCGGCCGCCAGTCGTTCGAGCTGCGCCACCGCGGCTCCTACGCCACCGTCCACCTCGCCCAGGTCGGCAGCTTCCAGTGGCGCAACGCGGCCGCGGCCGCCGCCATGGCGCTCGCCGCCGGTCTCGACCTCGACACCGTCGCGGAGTCGCTGTGCGACGCGGTGCCGGCCAGCCGCTGGCGGATGGAGGTCGGCGAGCGTGCCGACGGCCTGGTGGTGGTCAACGACTCCTACAACGCCAACCCCGAGTCGATGCGGGCCGCCCTCGACACGCTCGTCGGGATCGGCTCCCGCTCGGGGCGGCGCACGGTCGCCGTCCTCGGCGAGATGCTCGAGCTCGGGGCCGGGGCCCACGACGCGCACCGTGACCTCGGGGCCTACGCGGCCGCGGCCGGGGTCGACGTGCTGGTCACCGTCGGGTCCGCCACGGACCCCGTCGCGGCCGGCTTCGAGGCCGCCTCGACCGCCGGTGTGGTGATCCCCACGGTGGGGCGTGACGCCGCGACCGACTGGCTGCGGCACAATGTCTCGGCTGCTGATGTCGTCCTGGTGAAGGCATCACGGGGGGCGGCGCTCGAAGTCATCGCCGACGTACTCCTCCAGGAAGGGAGAAGCACCACATGAGGGCCATCCTGTTCGGAGGAGGACTCTCCCTGCTGATCTCGCTCCTCGGCACCCGCTACGCCATCCGGTTCTTCACCCGGCAGGGATTCGGCCAGCCGATCCGCGACGACGGTCCGACCACGCACCACACCAAGCGCGGCACGCCGACCATGGGCGGAGCGGTCATCGTGCTGGCCACCGTCGTCGGCTACCTCGCCGCGAAGCTGATCACCGGCCAGGCGCCCACGGCGTCGGCGCTGCTGGTCCTCTTCCTGCTCGTGGGCCTCGGCGCGGTCGGCTTCCTCGACGACTTCCTCAAGGTCAGCCGCCAGCACAACCTCGGGCTGCGCAGCCGGGCGAAGATGATCGGGCAGACGCTCGTCGCCGTCGTCTTCGGCTTCCTCGCGCTGTCGCCGGCACTGGAGGACGAGCGCGGCTGGCGACCGGCGTCCGACCACATCTCGTTCATCCGCGACCACGAGCGCTTCGCGCTGCCGACGATCCTGGCGATCCTGCTGATCTGGCTCATCGTGACCGGCACCAGCAACGCGGTGAACCTCGCCGACGGCCTCGACGGCCTCGCGGCCGGTTCCTCGATCCTCGTCTTCGCGGCCTACACGCTCGTCAACATCTGGCAGAACAGCCAGTCCTGCGCGCTCGAGGCCGGCCCGAAGTGCTACGAGGTCCGCGACCCGCTGGACCTGGCGGTCGTGGCCGCCGCGATCACCGGCGCCTGCTTCGGCTTCCTGTGGTGGAACGCCTCCCCGGCGCAGATCATCATGGGCGACACGGGCTCGCTGGCCCTGGGCGGCGCGATGGCCGGGTTCGCGATCATGACCCGCACCGAGCTCCTCCTGCTGATCATCGGCGGGCTCTTTGTGAGCATCACGCTCTCGGTGATGATCCAGGTCTCCGTCTTCAAGCTGAGCCGTGCGAGCGGGCTGGTGCGATCGGTGTTCCGGATCCAGGCCGGGCACCGCGTGTTCCGCATGACCCCGCTGCACCACCACTTCGAGATGCTCGGCTGGGAGCAGGTCACCATCGTGATCCGGTTCTGGATCATCACCGGCCTGATGGTCGCCACCGGCCTCGGGATCTTCTACGCCGAGTGGGTTGCCGGAATTGGCTGATCACGACGTCTCCGACCTGGGCCGCACCAGCGACTGGTCCGGGGTCCGCGTGGTCGTCGCCGGCTTCGGCGTCTCGGGCTTCGCGGCCGCGGACAACCTGCTCTTCCTCGGCGCGGACGTCACGGCGCTCGACGAGGCCAGCACCGAGGAGAAGGCGGAGAAGGCCCGCCTGCTCGAGACCCTCGGCGCGACCGTCCGGCTCGAGCCGGGCGCGACCGCGGTGCTGCCCGACGACGTCGATCTCGTCGTGACCTCGCCGGGCTGGAGGCCGACGGCGCCGCTGCTGGCCCAGGCCGCCGAGCGCGGGATCCCCGTGTGGGGGGAGGTCGAGCTGGCCTGGCGGCTGCGCGACCCCGAGCACCCGGCGCCCTGGCTCGCGGTCACCGGCACCAACGGCAAGACGACGACCGTCCAGATGCTCCAGTCGATCCTCCTGGCAGCGGGCCTGCGCGCCACCGCCGTCGGCAACGTCGGGCTGCCCATCGTCGAGGCCGTCATGGACCCCGAGCCGTGGGACGTGCTGGCGGTCGAGCTCTCCAGCTTCCAGCTGCACTACACGAGCTCGATGTCGGCCGAGGCCGCGGTCGTGCTCAACATCGCCGAGGACCACCTCGACTGGTACGACGACGAGCCCGACGGGCCGACGGGCACCAGGACCGGGATGGAGCGGTACGCCGCCGACAAGGCCCGGATCTACGAGCGCGTGCAGCGGGCGTGCGTCTACAACCTGGCCGAGCCCGCGACCGAGGAGATGGTGGTCGGGGCCGACGTGGTCGAGGGCGCCCGCGCGATCGGGTTCACCCTCGGCACGCCGTCGCCCGGCAACCTCGGCGTGGTCGAGGACCTCCTCGTCGACCGCGCCTTCATCGAGGAGCGGGCCACCAGCGCGGCCGAGCTGTGCACGCTCGACGACCTCGCCTCGCAGGCGCCGCACTTCGTCGCCAACGCGCTGGCGGCCGCCGCGCTCGCGCGCGCCCACGGCGTCAGCCAGCAGGCCGTGCGCGACGGGCTGCGCGCGTTCCGCCCCGACGGCCACCGGATCGCCCACGTCGCCGAGGCCGGCGGCGTCACCTGGGTCGACGACTCCAAGGCGACCAACCCCCACGCGGCGCGGTCCTCGCTGTCGGCCTTCGACCGGGTGGTGTGGGTCGCCGGCGGGCTCGCCAAGGGCGCCCGCTTCGACGACCTCGTGGCCGCGGTCCGCGACCGGCTGCGCGGCGTGGTGCTGCTCGGGCGCGACCGCCAGGTGATCGCCGACGCACTTTCGCGACACGCGCCCGATGTGCCGGTCATCGATGTGGGCGACGACGAGACTGGGGCTCCGATGGAGCGCGTCGTGGAGGCGGCCGCAGGTCTCGCCGGACCGGGCGACACCGTGCTGCTGGCGCCGGGATGCGCGTCCATGGACATGTTCACCGACTACGGCGCCCGCGGCGACGCGTTCGCCGCGGCCGTGCACCGCCTGATCGACCGCACCGACTGACCGCCACCGGACCGCCACCGGACCGCCACCGGACCGCCACCGGACCGCCACCGGACCGCCACCGGACCGCCACCGGACCGCCACCGGACCGCCACCGAGGGGAGCGCACCATGACGACCGCGAACCCCGAGGACGTCGAGGGCGGCCCGAAGGTCCGGGCGCCGTTCGGCTCCCGCGCCACGGCCGCCTGGAACGCCGTGCGCGACGCGGTGGTCCGCACGGTCCGCTCCGGGCGCGAGGCGGTCGACAAGCCGCTGGCGTCCTACTACCTGCTGCTCGGAGCCTCCGGGCTGCTGCTGACCATCGGCCTGATCATGGTCCTCAGCGCCTCGAGCGTCCGTTCCTACATCGCCTACGACGACTCCTACGCCGTGGTGAAGCGCCAGCTGATGTGGGTGGCGACGGGCCTGCCCTGCGCGTGGGTCGCCTCACGCATGCCGGTCCGGCACGTCCGCCGCCTGGCCTACCCGGGCTTCCTGCTGGCCCTCGTGCTGCTCGCCCTGGTCGCGCGCTTCGGCGTCAGCGTCAACGGCAACCAGAACTGGCTGGCGGTCGGACCGTTCACCATGCAGCCGGCCGAGGTCGCCAAGCTCGCGATCGTGCTGTGGGCCGCCAACATCTACGCCCACAAGGAGCGCCGCCTCGGCGAGCTCCACCACCTGCTGGTCCCCGTCGTGCCGGGGTTGTTCGCCGTCATCGGCCTGGTGCTCGTCGGGCGCGACCTGGGCACGGCGCTGGTCCTCGTCGCGATCCTGCTCGGGATGCTCTGGGTGGTCGGGGCGCCGCTGCGGCTGTTCGGTCTCAGCCTGTCGGTGCTCGGCGCCGGCGCGCTGGCGCTCGCGGCCACCAACGCCGAGCGCCTCAAGCGGATCACCAACTTCACCGACCCGTTCAAGGACTACACCGACGCGGGGTGGCAGCCCGCCCACGGTCTCTACGCCCTCTCCAGCGGCGGCTGGTTCGGCCACGGCATCGGCGGGTCGCAGCAGAAGTGGGGCGACCTGCCCGAGGCCCACACCGACTTCATCTTCGCGGTCCTCGGCGAGGAGCTCGGGCTGGTCGGCACGCTGCTGGTCGTCCTGCTGTTCTTCACCATCGCCTACGCCGCCATCCGGGTCGCCATGAACACCGAGGACCCGTTCGTCCGCTACGCCACCTTCGGGATCGTGGTGTGGCTCATCGGCCAGATGATGATCAACGTCGGCATGGTGCTCGCCGTCCTGCCCGTGATCGGCATCCCGCTGCCGATCGTGTCCTACGGCGGATCGGCCCTGCTGCCCTCGCTGGTGGCGCTCGGCCTGGTGATCGGGTTCGCCCGCCGCGAGCCCGCCGCGGCGGCCGCGCTCGCCGCTCGTCGACGCGACCGCTCGGCCGGGCTGGCCGCTCGGTAGATTTGGCCCGATGCGCGTCCTCCTCGCCGGCGGCGGTTCCGCCGGCCACACCTCGCCCCTGCTCGCCACCGCCGACGCCCTGCGCCGGCTCGACCCGGCGACCGAGATCACCTGCCTCGGCACCCGCGAGGGCCTCGAGGCGCGGCTGGTCCCCGAGGCCGGCCTGCCGCTCGAGGTCGTGCCCCGCGTGCCGCTGCCGCGCAAGCCCGGCGCCGACCTGCTGCGGGTCCCGGGACGCCTGCGGGCCGCCCGCGCCGCAGCGCTCGAGGTGCTCGACCGGGTCCGCCCCGACGTCGTCGTCGGGTTCGGCGGCTACGTCTCCGTGCCGGCCTACCTCGCCGCCCGCCGGCGCGGGGTGCCGATCGTGGTCCACGAGGGCAACACGCTGCCCGGGGTCGCCAACCGGCTCGGCGCCCGGATGACCCGCCACGTCGCGACCAGCTTCCCCGACACCGACCTGCGCCACGGCACGTTCACGGGGCTGCCGGTGCGGCGGATGGTCTCGACCCTGGACCGCGCCGCGCTGCGCGACGAGGCGCTCGCGACGTTCGGGCTGCGCCCCGACCTGCCGGTGCTGCTGGTGACCGGAGGCTCCCAGGGCGCCGCCCGCATCAACGCCGCCGTGTCCGGGGCCGCCGAGGCGCTCGCCGCGGCGGGCGTCCAGGTCCTCCACGTCGTGGGCCCGAAGCACGAGCTGACCGTGCCGTCGGGAGAGGTGCCCTACGTCGTGCTCGGCTACGTCGACCGGATGGACCTCGCCTACGCCGCCGCCGACGCCGTGCTCTGCCGTGCCGGCAGCAACACCGTGACCGAGGTGTCGGGCGTCGGGCTCCCGGCCGTCTACGTCCCGCTCCCGATCGGCAACGGCGAGCAGGCGCTCAACGCCCGGCCGGTCGTCGACGCCGGGGGAGGGCTGCTCGTCGCCGACGGCGCGCTCACGCCCGAGTGGGTCGCCGCCTCCGTCCCGCCGCTGGTCACCGACCGCGCGCGCCTCGACGCCATGGGCGCCGCGGCCCGCGGCGTGATCCCGCTGGACGCCGACGACAGGCTCGCCCGGCTGGTCCTGGACGCCGCGCGCACGGGGGCCGCCGCGTGAGGATCCCGGTGCCCGAGGAGATCCTGCCGGCCGCGGAGCTCGGTCGCGTCCACTGCGTCGGCATCGGTGGCGCGGGGATCTCGGCGATCGCCCGGATCATGGCCGCCCAGGGCGTGCCGGTCAGCGGCAGCGACGACCACGACACCCCGTTCCTGCCGGCGCTGCGCGAGCTCGGCGTCACCTGCCACCTCGGCTACGACGCCGCCCACGTCGCCGACGCCGACACCCTCGTGGTGACGACGGCGGCCCGCGAGGACAACCCCGAGGTGCTCGAGGCGCGCCGGCGCGGGCTGCGGGTCCTGCCGCGCTCGGCCGGTCTCGCCGCGGTGATGGCCGGCTCCCGGGTGCTCGCGGTCGCCGGCACCCACGGCAAGACCACGACCACCGGCCTGCTGACCTCCGCCCTGCTCGCCGCCGGGCTCGACCCGTCCTACGCGGTCGGTGGCGTGCTGACCGCCACCGGTCGCAACGCCGACGCCGGGGCCGACGACCTGTTCGTCGCCGAGGCCGACGAGAGCGACGGTGCGTTCCTCGTCTACCGCCCGCACGCCGCCGTCGTGACCAACGTCGAGGCCGACCACCTCGACAACTGGGGCACCGAGGAGGCCTACCACCGCGCCTTCGAGGACTTCGCGGGCACGATCGACCGCGACGGCTTCCTCGTCTGCGTCGTCGACGACCCCGGCGCGGCCGACCTCGCCCGGCACGCCCGCGAGCGGGGCCTCGAGGTCGTCACGGTCGGCGAGTCCCCCGAGGCCGACCTCCGCATCCACGACGTCGTGCTCGACGGCGCCTCGTCGACCTGCCGCGTGTCCCGCGGCGGTCACGACCTCGGCACGCTGCGCCTGGCCATCCCCGGACGCCACTACGTCCTCGACGCCGTCGCCGCGCTCGCCATGGGCCTGCGCCTCGGGTGCACCTTCGACGACCTCGCCGCCGGTCTCGGGTCGTTCACCGGCACCGGGCGCCGGATGGAGCTCAAGGGCGAGGCCGCCGGGATCCGCGTCTACGACTCCTACGCCCACCACCCCGTCGAGATCCGCGGCGACCTCGAGGCGGCCCGCGCGCTCGCGGGGGCGGGGCGGGTCGTCGCCGCGTTCCAGCCGCACCTCGTCTCCCGCACGCGGATCTTCGGACCGGCGATGGGGGTGGAGCTCGGTGCCGCCGACGAGGTCGTCGTGCTCGACGTCTACGTCGCCCGTGAGGAGCCGGACCCGTCCGTCACCGGTCGCCTCGTCGCCGACGCGGTGCCGCTGCCGCAGGAGCAGGTGGCCTTCGTCGACGACCTCGGCGACGCGGCTCGCGCCCTGGCCGACCGGGCACGTCCGGGCGACCTCGTCATCACCCTCGGCGCCGGCGACGTCACCACCGTCGGCCCGCAGGTCCTCGACCTGCTGGTCGCCCGCGGAGGTGCGTGAGTGGAGCCGGAGGACCGCTCCGCCCAGCGCACCCGCCGCCGGTTCGCCCGTCGCCAGTGGGCCCGGCGCTGGCTGTCCCTGCGCTACGTCCTCGTCGCGGTGGCGCTGGTGGCGCTGGTCTCGACCTCCGTGTGGCTGGTCTTCTTCTCCGCCCGCCTCCAGGTCACCCGGGTCGAGGTCGTCGGCAACCAGCTGCTGAGCGACGGCCGGGTGCGGGAGGTCGCCGGCGTGCCGCTCGGCGAGCAGCTCGCGCTCGTCGACCTGTCGCGCACCGACGCGCGGGTCGGCGCGCTCGCGGAGGTCCGGTCCGTCGACGTCACCCGGTCCTGGCCGCACACGGTCCGCATCGAGGTGGAGGAGCGCACCGCCGTCGCGGTCGTCGAGCTCGCCGGACGGCTGCGCGGGCTCGACCCGGACGGCATCGTCTTCCGCGACTACGACACCCCGCCGGCCGACCTGCCCCGCATCAGGCCCGGCGCCGAGGCGGGGACCGACGCGCTGAAGGAGGCCGCCACGGTCGTCGCTGCCCTGCCCGACGACCTGACGGCGCGCGTCGACCACGTCGAGGTCGCGACCGTGGACCAGATCACCCTGGTCCTGCGCGACGGGCGCGAGGTGATGTGGGGGAGCGCGGAGGAGTCGGAGCTCAAGGCCGAGGTGGTCGAC
This genomic interval from Nocardioides palaemonis contains the following:
- a CDS encoding UDP-N-acetylmuramoyl-L-alanyl-D-glutamate--2,6-diaminopimelate ligase, with product MADWLSASTDVTVHGDLDVVVSGISLSTARVEPGDVYAALPGARAHGADFAAQALAAGAVAVLTDPAGLDRLPAGTPAIVVADPRQVLGRLAAHLYGDPARSLRTIGVTGTQGKTTTTRVLEQGLTAAGVASAVIGTVGTRIAGEDVETQLTTPEAPDLHGLFAVMRERGVDTCAMEVSSHALVRGRVDGVVFDVATFLNLGRDHLDFHADLDDYFAAKASLFTPERARVGLTNVDDEHGRRLLDVATIPMSTYSVGGADADWRAVDVVLSASGATFTVLGPDVELRAAVGIPGAFNVSNALAAIASAALAGLDPRSVADGIAQVGGVPGRLEQVDAGQDYTVVVDYAHKPDALEAVLHTLRPLTGGRVLVVVGAGGDRDTQKRPVMGEIAARLADVVVVTDDNPRTEDPASIRAAVLAGTTGGAAEVVEQGDRRLAIRDAVRRARTGDVVLVAGKGHETGQKVGDVEHPFDDRVVAAEEIRAAADGDPA
- a CDS encoding UDP-N-acetylmuramoyl-tripeptide--D-alanyl-D-alanine ligase, with product MIEMTLAEVAEVVGGVAHGDAVVTGGAFLDTRTPEAGGLFVAIAGERVDGHDLAAAAGAAGAVAVLGSRVTDLPTVVVDDVTTALGVLARHVLDRLPDAVVLAMTGSQGKTGTKDYLAHVLGESGPTVATRGNFNNELGVPLTVLRATPETRYLVVEMGARGVGHIARLCEVAPPRVAAVLNVGTAHIGEFGSREAIAVAKGEIVEALPVDGTAVLNADDELVAAMAPRTRAAVTTFGAGDADVAVSEVTTDDLGRQSFELRHRGSYATVHLAQVGSFQWRNAAAAAAMALAAGLDLDTVAESLCDAVPASRWRMEVGERADGLVVVNDSYNANPESMRAALDTLVGIGSRSGRRTVAVLGEMLELGAGAHDAHRDLGAYAAAAGVDVLVTVGSATDPVAAGFEAASTAGVVIPTVGRDAATDWLRHNVSAADVVLVKASRGAALEVIADVLLQEGRSTT
- the mraY gene encoding phospho-N-acetylmuramoyl-pentapeptide-transferase, whose protein sequence is MRAILFGGGLSLLISLLGTRYAIRFFTRQGFGQPIRDDGPTTHHTKRGTPTMGGAVIVLATVVGYLAAKLITGQAPTASALLVLFLLVGLGAVGFLDDFLKVSRQHNLGLRSRAKMIGQTLVAVVFGFLALSPALEDERGWRPASDHISFIRDHERFALPTILAILLIWLIVTGTSNAVNLADGLDGLAAGSSILVFAAYTLVNIWQNSQSCALEAGPKCYEVRDPLDLAVVAAAITGACFGFLWWNASPAQIIMGDTGSLALGGAMAGFAIMTRTELLLLIIGGLFVSITLSVMIQVSVFKLSRASGLVRSVFRIQAGHRVFRMTPLHHHFEMLGWEQVTIVIRFWIITGLMVATGLGIFYAEWVAGIG
- the murD gene encoding UDP-N-acetylmuramoyl-L-alanine--D-glutamate ligase: MADHDVSDLGRTSDWSGVRVVVAGFGVSGFAAADNLLFLGADVTALDEASTEEKAEKARLLETLGATVRLEPGATAVLPDDVDLVVTSPGWRPTAPLLAQAAERGIPVWGEVELAWRLRDPEHPAPWLAVTGTNGKTTTVQMLQSILLAAGLRATAVGNVGLPIVEAVMDPEPWDVLAVELSSFQLHYTSSMSAEAAVVLNIAEDHLDWYDDEPDGPTGTRTGMERYAADKARIYERVQRACVYNLAEPATEEMVVGADVVEGARAIGFTLGTPSPGNLGVVEDLLVDRAFIEERATSAAELCTLDDLASQAPHFVANALAAAALARAHGVSQQAVRDGLRAFRPDGHRIAHVAEAGGVTWVDDSKATNPHAARSSLSAFDRVVWVAGGLAKGARFDDLVAAVRDRLRGVVLLGRDRQVIADALSRHAPDVPVIDVGDDETGAPMERVVEAAAGLAGPGDTVLLAPGCASMDMFTDYGARGDAFAAAVHRLIDRTD
- the ftsW gene encoding putative lipid II flippase FtsW, translating into MTTANPEDVEGGPKVRAPFGSRATAAWNAVRDAVVRTVRSGREAVDKPLASYYLLLGASGLLLTIGLIMVLSASSVRSYIAYDDSYAVVKRQLMWVATGLPCAWVASRMPVRHVRRLAYPGFLLALVLLALVARFGVSVNGNQNWLAVGPFTMQPAEVAKLAIVLWAANIYAHKERRLGELHHLLVPVVPGLFAVIGLVLVGRDLGTALVLVAILLGMLWVVGAPLRLFGLSLSVLGAGALALAATNAERLKRITNFTDPFKDYTDAGWQPAHGLYALSSGGWFGHGIGGSQQKWGDLPEAHTDFIFAVLGEELGLVGTLLVVLLFFTIAYAAIRVAMNTEDPFVRYATFGIVVWLIGQMMINVGMVLAVLPVIGIPLPIVSYGGSALLPSLVALGLVIGFARREPAAAAALAARRRDRSAGLAAR
- the murG gene encoding undecaprenyldiphospho-muramoylpentapeptide beta-N-acetylglucosaminyltransferase, which codes for MRVLLAGGGSAGHTSPLLATADALRRLDPATEITCLGTREGLEARLVPEAGLPLEVVPRVPLPRKPGADLLRVPGRLRAARAAALEVLDRVRPDVVVGFGGYVSVPAYLAARRRGVPIVVHEGNTLPGVANRLGARMTRHVATSFPDTDLRHGTFTGLPVRRMVSTLDRAALRDEALATFGLRPDLPVLLVTGGSQGAARINAAVSGAAEALAAAGVQVLHVVGPKHELTVPSGEVPYVVLGYVDRMDLAYAAADAVLCRAGSNTVTEVSGVGLPAVYVPLPIGNGEQALNARPVVDAGGGLLVADGALTPEWVAASVPPLVTDRARLDAMGAAARGVIPLDADDRLARLVLDAARTGAAA
- the murC gene encoding UDP-N-acetylmuramate--L-alanine ligase is translated as MRIPVPEEILPAAELGRVHCVGIGGAGISAIARIMAAQGVPVSGSDDHDTPFLPALRELGVTCHLGYDAAHVADADTLVVTTAAREDNPEVLEARRRGLRVLPRSAGLAAVMAGSRVLAVAGTHGKTTTTGLLTSALLAAGLDPSYAVGGVLTATGRNADAGADDLFVAEADESDGAFLVYRPHAAVVTNVEADHLDNWGTEEAYHRAFEDFAGTIDRDGFLVCVVDDPGAADLARHARERGLEVVTVGESPEADLRIHDVVLDGASSTCRVSRGGHDLGTLRLAIPGRHYVLDAVAALAMGLRLGCTFDDLAAGLGSFTGTGRRMELKGEAAGIRVYDSYAHHPVEIRGDLEAARALAGAGRVVAAFQPHLVSRTRIFGPAMGVELGAADEVVVLDVYVAREEPDPSVTGRLVADAVPLPQEQVAFVDDLGDAARALADRARPGDLVITLGAGDVTTVGPQVLDLLVARGGA
- a CDS encoding cell division protein FtsQ/DivIB translates to MEPEDRSAQRTRRRFARRQWARRWLSLRYVLVAVALVALVSTSVWLVFFSARLQVTRVEVVGNQLLSDGRVREVAGVPLGEQLALVDLSRTDARVGALAEVRSVDVTRSWPHTVRIEVEERTAVAVVELAGRLRGLDPDGIVFRDYDTPPADLPRIRPGAEAGTDALKEAATVVAALPDDLTARVDHVEVATVDQITLVLRDGREVMWGSAEESELKAEVVDQLLGAAPKAGTYDVSVPGNPTVR